The Streptomyces sp. Mut1 genome window below encodes:
- a CDS encoding phosphotransferase family protein — protein MLIDSVLSDVLGSSGVPPELVASCEPLTGGTYNTVTRVTLADGREWVVKVPPPAAGDCLAYERDLLVNEVTFYSAAAGVAEETTVPHVVADQLDPAAPTGAYVVMSARPGQPWHELAGAMADGEEARLRTELGRIVGRLHGVAAPGGFGYPSGALGPLAATWREAFTGMTDAVLADARRYAARLPRTAADIGVLLGSASYVLDDVTRPALVHFDLWQGNILVTGGPGVRRVGGIIDGERMFWGDPAADFVSLALFGDIADDKDFLAGYGASAPGGPVEFDGSLRLRLALYRAYLYLIMLVETVPRGASGERLEWTWNEVAPRLEAALDEVEAAARG, from the coding sequence GTGCTGATCGATTCCGTTCTCTCCGATGTGCTCGGCTCGTCGGGCGTGCCGCCTGAGCTGGTCGCCTCGTGCGAACCGCTCACCGGAGGCACGTACAACACCGTCACCCGCGTGACACTGGCCGACGGGCGGGAGTGGGTCGTGAAGGTCCCGCCGCCGGCCGCCGGGGACTGTCTGGCGTACGAGCGCGATCTGCTGGTCAACGAGGTCACGTTCTACTCCGCGGCCGCCGGTGTCGCCGAGGAGACCACTGTGCCCCATGTGGTGGCCGACCAACTCGATCCGGCCGCGCCCACGGGGGCGTACGTGGTCATGTCCGCGCGCCCCGGGCAGCCCTGGCACGAGCTGGCCGGAGCCATGGCCGACGGGGAGGAGGCGCGGCTGCGCACCGAACTGGGGCGGATCGTGGGCCGGTTGCACGGGGTGGCGGCGCCGGGCGGGTTCGGCTATCCGTCCGGGGCGCTCGGACCGCTCGCGGCCACCTGGCGGGAGGCGTTCACCGGGATGACGGACGCGGTACTGGCCGACGCGCGGAGGTATGCGGCGCGGCTGCCCCGTACGGCGGCGGACATCGGCGTGCTGCTCGGTTCCGCCTCGTACGTGCTGGACGACGTCACCCGGCCCGCGCTCGTGCACTTCGATCTGTGGCAGGGGAACATCCTGGTCACCGGTGGGCCGGGGGTCCGGCGGGTCGGCGGGATCATCGACGGGGAGCGGATGTTCTGGGGCGACCCGGCCGCCGACTTCGTGTCGCTCGCGCTGTTCGGCGACATCGCGGACGACAAGGACTTCCTTGCCGGGTACGGGGCTTCGGCGCCGGGCGGGCCGGTGGAGTTCGACGGTTCGCTGCGGCTGCGGCTCGCGCTCTACCGGGCGTATCTGTATCTGATCATGCTGGTGGAGACGGTGCCCCGGGGTGCGTCGGGCGAGCGTCTCGAGTGGACTTGGAACGAGGTCGCGCCCCGCCTGGAAGCCGCCCTGGACGAGGTGGAGGCGGCGGCGCGCGGGTGA
- a CDS encoding class I SAM-dependent methyltransferase, protein MRPIGTATRGTTNPNRLRRMDRWIAATHGPALRRAESPVAVDLGYGAAPWTAVELLERLRTAEPRTRVVGVEISPERVAAAQPYARDGLTFRHGGFEIPLPERPVLIRAANVLRQYDEGEVAAVWQRLCERLAPGGLLVEGTCDEIGRRHVWVALGPEGPRTVTFATRLGSLDRPSDLAERLPKALIHRNVPGERVHAFLRDFDRAWAAAAPYASLGARQRWITAVRALSGDWPLTDGVRRWRQGEVTVEWAALEPGGL, encoded by the coding sequence ATGCGCCCGATCGGCACCGCGACCCGCGGGACCACCAATCCGAACCGGCTGCGCCGCATGGACCGCTGGATCGCCGCCACGCACGGCCCCGCCCTGCGCCGCGCCGAGTCCCCCGTCGCGGTCGACCTCGGTTACGGGGCCGCGCCCTGGACCGCCGTCGAACTGCTGGAGCGCCTGCGCACCGCCGAACCGCGCACCCGGGTGGTCGGCGTCGAGATCTCCCCGGAACGGGTCGCCGCCGCGCAGCCGTACGCACGCGACGGCCTCACCTTCCGGCACGGCGGCTTCGAGATCCCGCTGCCGGAGCGGCCCGTGCTGATCCGGGCGGCGAACGTACTGCGCCAGTACGACGAGGGCGAGGTGGCCGCCGTCTGGCAGCGGCTGTGCGAGCGGCTCGCGCCGGGCGGGCTGCTGGTTGAGGGGACCTGTGACGAGATCGGGCGCCGGCACGTCTGGGTAGCGCTCGGCCCCGAAGGGCCGCGCACGGTGACCTTCGCGACCCGGCTCGGCTCGCTGGACCGGCCCTCCGATCTCGCGGAGCGCCTGCCGAAGGCGCTGATCCACCGCAATGTGCCGGGTGAGCGGGTGCACGCGTTCCTGCGGGACTTCGACCGGGCGTGGGCGGCCGCGGCCCCTTACGCGTCCCTCGGGGCCCGGCAGCGCTGGATCACGGCCGTGCGCGCGCTGTCGGGCGACTGGCCGCTGACGGACGGGGTACGCCGGTGGCGCCAGGGCGAAGTGACGGTGGAGTGGGCGGCGCTGGAGCCCGGGGGGCTCTGA
- a CDS encoding DUF2516 family protein, producing the protein MLLEGFQTFLGLIFTVITVLAVVALVMAAIAREDAYRAAGKQTKPFWLVILGIAVVVNLWVPMVFIQIAGLVASIVFLVDVRPALKAVSGGGRRSGGSSSDGPYGPYNGGR; encoded by the coding sequence ATGTTGCTCGAAGGCTTCCAGACGTTCCTCGGGCTCATCTTCACGGTCATAACCGTCCTCGCCGTCGTGGCGCTGGTCATGGCCGCGATCGCCCGCGAGGACGCGTACCGCGCGGCGGGCAAGCAGACGAAGCCCTTCTGGCTGGTCATCCTCGGGATCGCGGTGGTCGTGAACCTCTGGGTGCCGATGGTGTTCATCCAGATCGCCGGGCTCGTCGCGTCCATCGTGTTCCTGGTCGACGTACGGCCCGCCCTCAAGGCCGTCTCCGGCGGCGGCCGCCGCAGCGGCGGCTCCAGCAGCGACGGCCCGTACGGGCCCTACAACGGCGGGCGCTGA
- the mshA gene encoding D-inositol-3-phosphate glycosyltransferase gives MTQYVSRLGSSRGAPRRRFPAGLTGSFSGGHRRPRRIAMLSVHTSPLHQPGTGDAGGMNVYIVELAKRLAAINIEVEIFTRSTTGGLPAAVELAPGVLVRHVDAGPYEGLAKEELPAQLCAFTHGVMQAWAGQRPGYYDLVHSHYWLSGHVGWLAAQRWGVPLVHAMHTMAKVKNAALAEGDTPEPAARVIGETQIVDAADRLIANTAEEADELVRFYDADPRAVAVVHPGVNLDRFRPADGRAAARARLGLPQDALIPLFAGRIQPLKAPDVLLRAVAVLLERDPALRSKIVVPVVGGPSGSGLAKPEGLQKLAARLGIADVVRFHPPVGQDQLADWFRAASVLVMPSHSESFGLVAIEAQAAGTPVVAAAVGGLPVAVRDGVSGFLIPGHDPVAYARALERFSGAPDLVARMGGAAAEHAQRFGWDTAAAATAEVYTAAVQEHRRRVRAGHA, from the coding sequence GTGACCCAGTACGTCTCTCGGCTCGGCAGCAGCCGTGGCGCACCGCGTCGCAGGTTCCCCGCAGGTCTCACCGGCTCCTTCTCCGGGGGCCACCGCAGGCCGCGCCGCATCGCGATGCTGTCCGTACACACCTCCCCGCTGCACCAGCCGGGGACGGGCGACGCGGGCGGCATGAACGTGTACATCGTGGAGCTGGCCAAGCGGCTGGCCGCGATCAATATCGAGGTCGAGATCTTCACCCGCTCCACGACCGGCGGGCTGCCCGCCGCCGTCGAGCTGGCGCCCGGCGTCCTGGTCCGGCACGTCGACGCGGGCCCGTACGAGGGCCTGGCCAAGGAGGAGCTGCCCGCCCAGCTCTGCGCCTTCACGCACGGCGTGATGCAGGCGTGGGCCGGCCAGCGCCCCGGCTACTACGACCTGGTGCACTCCCATTACTGGCTCTCCGGCCACGTCGGCTGGCTCGCCGCCCAGCGCTGGGGCGTTCCCCTCGTGCACGCCATGCACACCATGGCCAAGGTCAAGAACGCGGCGCTCGCCGAGGGCGACACCCCCGAGCCCGCCGCCCGGGTCATCGGCGAGACCCAGATCGTCGACGCGGCCGACCGGCTGATCGCGAACACCGCCGAGGAGGCCGACGAACTCGTCCGCTTCTACGACGCCGACCCGCGGGCCGTCGCCGTCGTCCACCCCGGCGTCAATCTGGACCGCTTCCGCCCCGCCGACGGCCGCGCCGCCGCCCGCGCCCGCCTCGGCCTGCCCCAGGACGCCCTGATTCCGCTCTTCGCGGGCCGCATCCAGCCGCTGAAGGCCCCCGACGTGCTGCTGCGCGCGGTCGCCGTGCTGCTGGAACGCGACCCCGCCCTGCGCTCCAAGATCGTGGTGCCCGTCGTCGGCGGCCCCAGCGGCAGCGGGCTCGCCAAGCCGGAAGGGTTGCAGAAGCTCGCGGCCCGGCTCGGTATCGCGGACGTCGTACGGTTCCATCCGCCGGTCGGGCAGGACCAGCTGGCCGACTGGTTCCGGGCCGCGTCCGTGCTGGTCATGCCCTCGCACAGCGAGTCCTTCGGCCTGGTCGCCATCGAGGCCCAGGCGGCCGGGACCCCGGTCGTCGCGGCGGCCGTGGGCGGCCTCCCGGTGGCCGTGCGCGACGGGGTCAGCGGCTTTCTGATCCCCGGGCACGATCCGGTGGCGTACGCGCGGGCGCTGGAACGTTTCTCCGGAGCGCCGGACCTCGTCGCCCGGATGGGCGGGGCCGCGGCGGAGCACGCGCAGCGCTTCGGCTGGGACACGGCCGCGGCGGCGACGGCCGAGGTGTACACGGCGGCGGTTCAGGAACACCGCAGGCGGGTACGGGCCGGCCACGCGTAA
- a CDS encoding YbjN domain-containing protein, with protein sequence MEAAFADAGLDWESPAPGSYVVQLPGTRKLATTCSLIVGAHSLSLNAFVIRHPDENHAAVHRWLLEHNLRLFGVSYAIDPLGDIYLAGKLPLSVVTPDELDRLLGSVLEAADGAFNSLLEIGFATAIRKEYAWRVSRGESTRNLDAFAHLTRRPAG encoded by the coding sequence ATCGAAGCGGCCTTCGCGGACGCCGGACTCGACTGGGAGAGCCCCGCACCCGGCAGCTACGTCGTCCAGCTGCCTGGCACCCGCAAGCTCGCGACCACCTGCTCACTCATCGTCGGCGCCCACAGCCTCTCCCTCAACGCGTTCGTCATCCGGCACCCCGACGAGAACCACGCGGCGGTCCACCGCTGGCTGCTGGAACACAACCTGCGTCTGTTCGGCGTGAGTTACGCGATCGACCCGCTCGGGGACATCTACCTCGCCGGCAAGCTGCCGCTCTCCGTGGTGACGCCCGATGAGCTGGACCGGCTGCTCGGCTCGGTGCTCGAAGCGGCCGACGGTGCCTTCAACTCCCTGCTGGAGATCGGTTTCGCGACCGCGATCCGCAAGGAGTACGCCTGGCGCGTGTCGCGCGGCGAGTCCACCCGGAACCTCGACGCCTTCGCCCACCTCACCCGACGCCCGGCCGGCTGA
- a CDS encoding VOC family protein, whose amino-acid sequence MPLKMELVAITLDCPDPPALAAFYQQATGFEPHPKSDAEFAGLNREDGLFIGFQRVEDYRAPSWPGQIVPQQLHICFKVTESLDEAEARLLELGAGKPDHQPHGDRARVLTDPAGHPFCIIAR is encoded by the coding sequence ATGCCCCTGAAGATGGAACTGGTCGCGATAACCCTCGATTGCCCTGATCCGCCGGCTCTGGCGGCGTTCTACCAGCAGGCCACCGGCTTCGAGCCGCACCCGAAGTCGGACGCCGAGTTCGCCGGTCTCAACCGCGAGGACGGACTCTTCATCGGCTTCCAGCGGGTCGAGGACTACCGGGCCCCGAGCTGGCCCGGCCAGATCGTTCCCCAGCAGCTTCACATCTGCTTCAAGGTCACGGAAAGCCTGGACGAGGCCGAGGCCCGGCTACTGGAACTGGGTGCGGGCAAGCCGGATCACCAGCCGCATGGGGACAGGGCGCGGGTCCTCACAGACCCTGCCGGGCATCCTTTTTGCATCATCGCGCGCTGA
- a CDS encoding SMI1/KNR4 family protein, whose protein sequence is MVDAFDVAQALRGGIPDRVRAWAFVRDFAAAWAEPLADSAGTRAEELGRAEERLGLTLPTALREAYSLLGTRHDLTGNQDPLLRPSELFVHDEFGGVLVFRSENQGCAFWGVRLRDLGQDDPPVFVQSQDGWVRYLERVSLACVELVLSETLLGGEGRLYNARELPAGLIRELPSRFAPVEFPEYPMWTGKEESPVCWFSAPGKLLRLDGLSDHSWLHVRGRTSADLESLCATLPGHWVRGDSEPLGADEVPSQATGGLFG, encoded by the coding sequence ATGGTTGACGCGTTCGATGTGGCTCAAGCTCTGCGTGGTGGGATACCCGACAGGGTGCGGGCCTGGGCCTTCGTCCGGGACTTCGCCGCAGCGTGGGCGGAGCCGCTCGCCGACAGCGCGGGCACGCGAGCGGAGGAGTTGGGGCGAGCCGAGGAGAGGCTGGGGCTCACGCTGCCGACCGCGTTGCGCGAGGCGTACTCGCTTCTCGGTACGCGTCACGACCTCACCGGCAACCAGGACCCTCTCCTACGGCCCTCCGAATTGTTCGTGCACGACGAGTTCGGCGGAGTGCTCGTCTTCCGCAGCGAGAACCAGGGGTGCGCATTCTGGGGAGTGCGGCTGCGGGACCTCGGTCAGGACGATCCGCCGGTGTTCGTCCAGTCACAGGATGGGTGGGTCCGCTACCTGGAGCGGGTCTCCCTGGCCTGTGTCGAGCTCGTACTCAGCGAGACGCTGCTTGGCGGCGAAGGGCGGCTCTACAACGCCCGCGAACTTCCCGCCGGCCTGATTCGAGAACTGCCGAGTCGGTTCGCGCCGGTGGAGTTTCCCGAGTACCCGATGTGGACGGGGAAGGAAGAGTCTCCCGTGTGCTGGTTCTCCGCGCCGGGAAAGCTCTTGCGGCTCGACGGACTGAGTGACCACAGCTGGCTGCACGTTCGGGGACGTACGTCCGCCGACCTGGAGTCGCTCTGCGCCACCCTCCCCGGCCACTGGGTACGTGGGGACTCGGAGCCGTTGGGAGCCGACGAGGTGCCGTCCCAGGCAACCGGGGGTCTGTTCGGATGA
- a CDS encoding C40 family peptidase, giving the protein MYRRHCAAAATTLVCALAVLASPVQAFAAPAAPVPAAPSEAPAKAGKKSLEEVRQEIDALYLKAGAATDAYNLAEEKARKQSVELVELAQAIVEGQAKIADLKDRAGAQAREQYRNAGLPAGARLMLSGDPQLFLDGVSRARQGQHATKGLLGELTRTQNDLETYTKDASTNWTKLEANRVKQAKAKKKINAQIAAAKKLESQLEKEERTRLLKMEQEAAYQAQTAWLSSGALKEINREASPSGKKAVAFATTQIGKPYVWGAEGPKSYDCSGLTSQAWAAAGRPIPRTSQEQWRLLPHIAIKDMRPGDLIIYHSDATHVGMYVGDGAIVHAPRPGRNVTLAGAGSMQILGVVRPDA; this is encoded by the coding sequence GTGTACCGACGTCACTGTGCCGCCGCCGCGACCACTCTGGTCTGCGCGCTGGCGGTCCTCGCCTCGCCGGTCCAGGCGTTCGCCGCACCGGCAGCGCCCGTGCCGGCCGCCCCTTCCGAGGCGCCGGCGAAGGCCGGGAAGAAGAGCCTCGAAGAGGTGCGCCAGGAGATCGACGCGCTGTACCTCAAGGCCGGTGCCGCCACGGACGCGTACAACCTCGCCGAGGAGAAGGCCAGGAAGCAGTCGGTCGAGCTGGTCGAGCTGGCCCAGGCGATAGTCGAGGGCCAGGCGAAGATCGCCGACCTCAAGGACCGGGCCGGTGCCCAGGCCCGCGAGCAGTACCGCAACGCCGGACTGCCGGCCGGCGCACGGCTCATGCTCAGCGGCGACCCGCAGCTCTTCCTCGACGGAGTGAGCCGCGCCCGCCAGGGCCAGCACGCCACCAAGGGCCTCCTGGGAGAACTGACCAGGACGCAGAACGACTTGGAGACGTACACCAAGGACGCCAGCACCAACTGGACGAAGCTCGAAGCCAATCGCGTCAAGCAGGCCAAGGCCAAGAAGAAGATCAACGCGCAGATAGCGGCGGCGAAGAAGCTGGAGTCCCAGCTGGAGAAGGAGGAGCGCACCCGGCTCCTGAAGATGGAGCAGGAGGCGGCGTACCAGGCACAGACCGCCTGGCTGAGCTCCGGCGCGCTCAAGGAGATCAACCGCGAGGCGAGCCCCAGCGGCAAGAAGGCGGTGGCCTTCGCGACCACCCAGATCGGCAAGCCGTACGTGTGGGGAGCGGAGGGCCCGAAGTCGTACGACTGCTCCGGGCTGACATCCCAGGCCTGGGCCGCGGCCGGCCGGCCGATCCCGCGCACCTCGCAGGAGCAGTGGCGGCTGCTGCCGCACATCGCGATCAAGGACATGCGCCCCGGCGACCTGATCATCTACCACAGTGACGCCACCCACGTCGGGATGTACGTCGGCGACGGCGCGATCGTGCACGCCCCGCGCCCCGGCCGCAACGTCACGCTGGCCGGAGCGGGCTCGATGCAGATACTCGGCGTGGTCCGCCCCGACGCGTAG
- a CDS encoding phosphotransferase family protein: protein MTAEGEALAGGMANAGAVFRRGALVERPAPRNARALHAYLRALKEHGFDAAPTPLGLTEDGREQLTFVPGDVALPPFADWAMTTTALESVGRLLRRLHDTSASVEVDTCAGWPGDLADPEGGTTLCHNDVCPDNVVFRDGRAAALIDFDLAAPGRPLWDVAMTARYWVPVVDPASAAALYPAGLDAPARLRTLADSYGLSPRDRAELAGVIEQATEVCRAFVARRVADGDPVYLQALAERGGWDRWDRMQTWLAEHRETFTATLLT, encoded by the coding sequence ATGACGGCTGAGGGCGAGGCGCTGGCCGGCGGCATGGCGAATGCGGGGGCGGTCTTCCGCCGCGGTGCACTGGTGGAGCGCCCGGCGCCGCGTAACGCTCGCGCCCTGCACGCGTACCTCCGCGCCCTGAAGGAGCACGGCTTCGACGCGGCGCCGACCCCTCTCGGCCTCACCGAGGACGGCCGTGAACAGCTCACCTTCGTCCCCGGAGACGTGGCTCTGCCGCCGTTCGCGGACTGGGCGATGACGACGACCGCCCTGGAATCAGTGGGGCGCCTGCTGCGGCGCCTGCATGACACCAGTGCGTCCGTCGAGGTCGACACCTGTGCCGGGTGGCCCGGGGACCTGGCCGACCCGGAGGGGGGAACGACGCTGTGCCACAACGACGTGTGCCCGGACAACGTCGTCTTCCGCGACGGCCGCGCAGCCGCCCTGATCGATTTCGATCTGGCGGCTCCGGGGCGCCCCCTCTGGGACGTCGCCATGACCGCCCGCTACTGGGTGCCCGTGGTCGATCCCGCCTCCGCGGCCGCCCTCTACCCCGCCGGGCTGGACGCGCCCGCGCGGCTGCGCACCCTTGCCGACAGCTACGGCCTTTCGCCGCGGGACCGCGCCGAGTTGGCCGGTGTCATCGAGCAGGCCACCGAGGTCTGCCGGGCCTTCGTCGCCCGCCGCGTGGCCGACGGCGACCCCGTCTATCTCCAGGCGCTGGCCGAGCGCGGTGGCTGGGACCGCTGGGACCGTATGCAGACCTGGCTGGCGGAACACCGCGAGACGTTCACGGCCACCCTGCTGACCTGA
- a CDS encoding chloramphenicol phosphotransferase CPT family protein, producing MTSGRIVFLNGTSSSGKSSIARELLDILDDGVFFHLAVDSFNAMRSKRELGAEELDAALRRTRMGFHRSIAAMAEVGNDLVVDHVLSEPWRLLDCLTVLPPEDVLFVGVHCPLDELARRELARGNRPAGLAAHQYALVHAHGDYDVECDTSTASPRECAQRIKEFLRHRPSPTAFTRLRRRHPRDSREPPTAKHSLFG from the coding sequence ATGACATCGGGTCGGATCGTCTTTCTCAATGGCACCTCCAGTTCAGGGAAGTCGAGCATCGCCCGGGAGCTTCTGGACATCCTGGACGACGGCGTCTTCTTCCACCTGGCGGTCGACAGCTTCAACGCGATGCGCAGCAAGCGGGAGCTCGGAGCGGAGGAGCTCGACGCCGCGCTGCGACGGACCAGGATGGGCTTTCACCGCTCGATTGCGGCCATGGCCGAGGTCGGCAACGACCTCGTGGTCGACCATGTGCTGAGCGAGCCGTGGCGACTGCTCGACTGTCTGACGGTGCTGCCACCCGAGGACGTACTGTTCGTCGGTGTCCACTGCCCGCTGGACGAGCTGGCCCGCCGCGAACTCGCCCGGGGCAACCGGCCGGCGGGCCTCGCGGCACACCAATACGCCCTGGTCCACGCCCACGGCGACTACGACGTGGAGTGCGACACCAGCACGGCGAGCCCACGCGAATGCGCACAGCGCATCAAGGAGTTCCTCCGGCACCGCCCCAGCCCCACCGCCTTCACCCGCCTCCGACGACGCCATCCGAGGGACAGCCGAGAACCGCCGACGGCGAAGCACAGCCTCTTCGGCTAG
- a CDS encoding helix-turn-helix domain-containing protein — MASLNVGNLGDYLREQRRNAQLSLRQLADAAGVSNPYLSQIERGLRKPSAEVLQQVAKALRISAETLYVRAGILDEREREELETRAVILADPSINERQKSVLLQIYASFRKENGLDDEPGAEEAEASAPDAPFSPGGSAADTP; from the coding sequence ATGGCATCACTCAACGTCGGCAACCTCGGCGACTACCTGCGCGAGCAGCGCCGCAACGCTCAGCTCTCGCTGCGGCAGCTCGCCGACGCGGCCGGGGTGTCCAACCCCTACCTCAGCCAGATCGAGCGCGGGCTGCGCAAGCCCAGCGCCGAGGTGTTGCAGCAGGTCGCCAAGGCGCTGCGGATCTCCGCCGAGACCCTGTACGTGCGCGCCGGGATTCTGGACGAGCGGGAGCGGGAGGAGCTGGAGACGCGGGCGGTGATCCTCGCCGATCCGTCGATCAACGAGCGGCAGAAGAGCGTGCTGCTCCAGATCTACGCCTCCTTCCGCAAGGAGAACGGCTTGGACGACGAGCCCGGGGCAGAGGAAGCGGAGGCGTCCGCACCGGACGCGCCCTTCAGTCCCGGTGGCAGTGCTGCCGATACACCTTGA
- a CDS encoding DUF6694 family lipoprotein, giving the protein MGEPLKTFVGGAEVEVPNSIPAIREALPEERREEFDRAINDAGVHEIQAVMRHWMLEAVPDPEAERILDRLAQDEAERRSVA; this is encoded by the coding sequence ATGGGTGAGCCGCTGAAGACCTTTGTCGGGGGTGCCGAGGTCGAGGTGCCCAACAGCATTCCGGCGATCCGCGAGGCGCTGCCCGAGGAGCGGCGCGAGGAGTTCGACCGGGCGATCAACGATGCCGGGGTGCATGAGATCCAGGCCGTGATGCGGCACTGGATGCTGGAGGCGGTGCCCGATCCGGAGGCCGAGCGGATTCTGGACCGGCTCGCTCAGGACGAGGCCGAGAGGCGGAGCGTCGCTTGA
- a CDS encoding PP2C family protein-serine/threonine phosphatase: MPVSVPQPCSAPAAETSSGAGLTLLVIEDDPAGTFTAPELSAAAGARVRIRAARNLTEAGRLLTDDVDCILLDLALPAGAESRGDREGDEDGLATLKHVLRMAPRHAVLALTAEDDAELAAEAVRVGAQDHLFRGELDSRLLSRAIRYAVERKRADVAQHQLTESRLRAQENARLERGLLPTPLLEGSDLRFAARYRPGRSRALLGGDFYDTVRTPDGTVHAMIGDVCGHGPDEAALGVELRIAWRALTLAGLCGDELLSTLQQVLEHERESEEIFATLCTVDIAPDGRRAGLCLAGHPAPLIARRGRAAQLLPYEDGGPALGLLPRARWPRRQVELGGSWSLMMYTDGLIEGRVGDGTRRLGQDGMVAMVNRQLAEGLAGEELLEAAVTHVRELNGGELTDDVAVLLLDRDQETVRLRPAGAGRSVNIPRPRPGRSSPAGAQRPPL, translated from the coding sequence ATGCCCGTATCCGTACCGCAGCCGTGTTCCGCCCCCGCTGCGGAGACCAGCTCCGGCGCCGGCCTCACCCTCCTGGTGATCGAGGACGACCCCGCGGGCACCTTCACCGCACCGGAGCTCTCCGCCGCGGCAGGTGCCCGGGTCCGTATCCGGGCCGCCCGCAACCTCACCGAGGCGGGCCGTCTCCTCACCGACGACGTGGACTGCATCCTGCTGGACCTGGCACTGCCGGCCGGCGCCGAGTCGCGCGGCGACCGGGAGGGCGACGAGGACGGGCTCGCCACGCTCAAGCACGTACTGCGGATGGCGCCCCGCCACGCCGTGCTCGCCCTCACCGCGGAGGACGACGCCGAGCTGGCCGCGGAGGCGGTCCGGGTGGGCGCGCAGGACCATCTCTTCCGCGGCGAGCTGGACAGCAGGCTGCTGAGCCGGGCCATCCGTTACGCCGTCGAACGTAAACGCGCCGACGTCGCGCAGCACCAGCTCACCGAGTCCCGGCTGCGCGCCCAGGAGAACGCCCGGCTGGAACGCGGGCTGCTCCCCACCCCGCTGCTCGAAGGCTCCGACCTGCGCTTCGCGGCCCGCTACCGGCCGGGCCGCAGCCGGGCCCTGCTCGGCGGGGACTTCTACGACACGGTCCGCACCCCGGACGGCACGGTCCACGCGATGATCGGTGACGTCTGCGGCCACGGCCCGGACGAGGCGGCGCTCGGGGTGGAGCTGCGCATAGCGTGGCGGGCTCTGACGCTGGCGGGGCTCTGCGGCGACGAACTGCTGTCGACCCTCCAGCAGGTCCTGGAGCACGAGCGGGAGAGCGAGGAGATCTTCGCGACGCTCTGCACCGTCGACATCGCCCCGGACGGCCGCCGGGCGGGCCTGTGCCTGGCGGGCCATCCCGCCCCGCTGATCGCCCGCCGGGGACGGGCGGCGCAGCTCCTGCCGTACGAGGACGGCGGACCCGCGCTGGGCCTGCTGCCGCGTGCGCGGTGGCCGCGCAGACAGGTGGAGCTGGGCGGCTCGTGGAGCCTGATGATGTACACGGACGGACTGATCGAGGGCCGCGTCGGCGACGGCACCCGGCGGCTGGGCCAGGACGGCATGGTCGCGATGGTCAACCGGCAGCTGGCCGAGGGCCTGGCCGGCGAGGAACTGCTGGAGGCGGCGGTCACCCACGTGCGGGAGCTGAACGGCGGAGAGCTGACCGACGACGTGGCGGTGCTGCTGCTCGACCGCGACCAGGAGACCGTGCGTCTCCGGCCGGCGGGCGCCGGCCGGAGTGTGAACATCCCGCGTCCCCGCCCCGGCCGGTCCTCACCCGCGGGGGCTCAGCGCCCGCCGTTGTAG